A region from the Triticum aestivum cultivar Chinese Spring chromosome 3D, IWGSC CS RefSeq v2.1, whole genome shotgun sequence genome encodes:
- the LOC123079374 gene encoding katanin p80 WD40 repeat-containing subunit B1 homolog KTN80.2 isoform X1, with product MDPEKRGYKFQEFVAHDAEVRSLAIGKKSSRVFITGGSDRNVNLWAIGKQTPLLSLSGHTSSVEAVEFDTAEVLVLAGSSNGSIKLWDLEEAKVVRSLTGHRSSCTAVEFHPFGEFFASGSSDTDLKIWDIKKKGCLHTYKGHRGAIKSIRFTPDGRWIVTGGEDNIVKVWDLTAGKLLHDFKFHSGQIRCIDFHPQEFLLATGSADRTVKFWDLETFELIGSAGPEDTGVRSMVFHPDGKTLFCGLEQSLKVFSWEPVRCHDAVDMRWNNLADLSIYEGKLLGCSYHERRVGVWVADISLIEPYALGVLPKANFFAELVDSVDDNPVKPNGSTAKPIRAVATSHPKNMYKVQESGIAESRVRALHLTPGSTDKIKKDRSSSIPRRPDSSVKPSTPVRRMKPVDSPSTNLKTAERSFGQRDIQLLSRTGMAINSSTTKKAPPTESVAVKDIYTTSQAVSVPVVVPRDILEDKSAGSIHRGIGGRTAVPDDFYSPVHLRKRLPSGDSVSSVKSMLAEPDVCSEGLSGLKFSFGLTPNDKKEESDGTDKGEIRQIAEKMDRIVSFDHPVQSNDDKGIALSLFLSIQVLRFCSFWEFNIIALFTAAYESPCSTTGTARVKYVRGVAVPLGKTKSLVERFEKRESSSIDCSSPTGSCGDHTVKADSPPTSLAEASRTYERDLPTVDEMTSPIDLVRNHDEFINVVKSRLTKLEMMRHVFNLNGIKGAIAAVAKLPDIAVQADVVSTLKGKLGLFNLDIFSSLLPVLAGLLNSKTERHAIVALEMLLDLIKIFGPVIHSTLSSSSPVGVDLQAEQRLQRCTRCFNHLQKIVQALQPLMMRSGQSAQLAQELNMSLQDLVVF from the exons ATGGACCCCGAGAAGCGCGGCTACAAGTTCC AGGAGTTTGTGGCGCACGATGCTGAAGTGAGGTCCTTGGCCATCGGCAAGAAGTCGAGCCGTGTGTTCATTACTGGTGGCAGTGACCGCAACGTCAACCTGTGGGCAATTGGCAAGCAGACTCCTCTCCTG AGCTTGTCAGGCCACACAAGCTCGGTCGAGGCTGTAGAGTTTGATACAGCAGAGGTGCTTGTGCTTGCTGGCTCATCAAACGGCTCCATCAAGCTCTGGGACTTGGAAGAAGCTAAAG TTGTGCGGTCTCTCACTGGGCATAGATCGAGTTGCACTGCTGTCGAATTCCATCCATTCGGCGAATTTTTTGCATCTGGTTCTTCAGATACAGATCTTAAGATCTGGGACATAAAGAAAAAAGGATGCCTTCATACATATAAGGGTCACAGAGGAGCAATTAAATCAATCCGATTTACACCCGATGGGCGATGGATCGTCACCGGTGGAGAAGATAACATTGTGAAGGTGTGGGATCTGACAGCTGGAAAGCTCTTACATGATTTCAAGTTCCACAGTGGTCAAATCCGATGCATTGATTTTCATCCTCAAGAATTTTTGCTTGCAACAG GCTCAGCTGATCGAACAGTGAAGTTTTGGGATCTTGAAACTTTTGAATTGATAGGTTCTGCTGGACCCGAG GATACTGGTGTACGTTCTATGGTCTTTCACCCAGATGGAAAAACCCTTTTCTGCGGATTAGAGCAAAGCTTAAAG GTATTCTCCTGGGAACCAGTAAGATGTCATGATGCTGTTGACATGCGATGGAACAATTTAGCTGACCTTAGTATTTACGAAGGAAAACTGTTGGGATGCTCGTACCATGAACGCCGTGTTGGTGTTTGGGTTGCTGATATATCA CTCATTGAACCCTATGCTCTTGGTGTTTTGCCAAAAGCAAATTTTTTTGCTGAGCTTGTGGATTCTGTGGATGATAATCCTGTGAAACCAAATGGTAGCACTGCAAAGCCCATTCGTGCTGTAGCAACATCACATCCAAAAAACATGTACAAAGTCCAGGAGTCAGGAATTG CTGAAAGCAGAGTTCGGGCCTTACATTTAACTCCAGGAAGTACAGACAAAATAAAGAAAGATAGGAGCAGCAGCATTCCTCGAAGACCTGATTCATCTGTCAAACCATCTACTCCAGTACGACGTATGAAGCCCGTCGATAGTCCTTCCACAAATTTAAAAACAGCAGAACGCAGTTTCGGACAGCGGGACATCCAATTATTATCTCGCACAGGGATGGCTATTAATTCTTCAACCACTAAAAAAGCTCCGCCTACAGAGTCGGTAGCTGTAAAAGATATTTACACTACATCACAGGCTGTTTCTGTGCCTGTTGTTGTTCCTAGAGACATTTTGGAGGACAAATCAGCAGGCAGTATTCATAGAGGAATTGGAGGCAGAACTGCAGTCCCAGATGATTTTTACAGTCCAGTTCACTTGAGAAAACGTTTACCTAGTGGCGATAGTGTCAGCTCAGTAAAATCCATGCTCGCTGAGCCTGATGTTTGCTCGGAGGGTTTGTCTGGGTTAAAGTTCTCCTTTGGACTAACTCCAAATGACAAGAAAGAAGAATCTGATGGTACTGATAAAGGAGAAATTAGACAAATAGCAGAAAAGATGGACAGAATAGTATCATTTGATCATCCGGTGCAGTCAAATGATGACAAGGGTATAGCTCTTTCTTTGTTCTTAAGCATTCAAGTGCTGCGCTTTTGCTCATTTTGGGAATTTAACATTATAGCTCTTTTTACAGCAGCATATGAATCACCGTGCTCGACGACAGGAACAGCCAGGGTCAAATATGTTAGAGGAG TTGCTGTGCCGTTAGGAAAAACTAAGTCTCTTGTTGAGAGATTTGAAAAGAGAGAGAGTTCTAGCATTGATTGTTCATCGCCAACTGGCTCTTGTGGTGATCATACAGTGAAAGCTGATAGCCCTCCCACCAGTTTG GCAGAAGCAAGTCGCACATATGAAAGGGACTTGCCAACAGTGGATGAGATGACGAGTCCAATCGATTTGGTGCGGAACCATGATGAATTTATTAATGTTGTAAAATCTCGGTTGACAAAGCTAGAG ATGATGCGGCATGTCTTTAACCTAAATGGCATCAAAGGAGCAATTGCTGCGGTCGCAAAGTTGCCTGATATCGCT GTTCAAGCTGATGTTGTTAGTACTCTCAAGGGAAAACTTGGTCTTTTCAACCTAGATATTTTCTCAAGCCTTCTGCCTGTTCTTGCTGGGTTACTGAACAGCAAAACTGAAAG GCATGCTATTGTTGCTTTGGAAATGTTATTGGATCTTATAAAGATTTTTGGACCGGTTATTCATTCAACATTGTCAAGTAGTTCACCTGTTGGAGTAGATCTTCAAGCCGAACAAAG GTTGCAGCGTTGCACCCGGTGTTTTAACCATTTGCAAAAGATTGTGCAAGCTCTACAACCGTTGATGAT GCGGAGCGGCCAGTCGGCGCAGCTTGCTCAAGAGCTGAACATGTCCTTGCAAGACCTGGTGGTCTTCTGA
- the LOC123079374 gene encoding katanin p80 WD40 repeat-containing subunit B1 homolog KTN80.4 isoform X2 — translation MDPEKRGYKFQEFVAHDAEVRSLAIGKKSSRVFITGGSDRNVNLWAIGKQTPLLSLSGHTSSVEAVEFDTAEVLVLAGSSNGSIKLWDLEEAKVVRSLTGHRSSCTAVEFHPFGEFFASGSSDTDLKIWDIKKKGCLHTYKGHRGAIKSIRFTPDGRWIVTGGEDNIVKVWDLTAGKLLHDFKFHSGQIRCIDFHPQEFLLATGSADRTVKFWDLETFELIGSAGPEDTGVRSMVFHPDGKTLFCGLEQSLKVFSWEPVRCHDAVDMRWNNLADLSIYEGKLLGCSYHERRVGVWVADISLIEPYALGVLPKANFFAELVDSVDDNPVKPNGSTAKPIRAVATSHPKNMYKVQESGIAESRVRALHLTPGSTDKIKKDRSSSIPRRPDSSVKPSTPVRRMKPVDSPSTNLKTAERSFGQRDIQLLSRTGMAINSSTTKKAPPTESVAVKDIYTTSQAVSVPVVVPRDILEDKSAGSIHRGIGGRTAVPDDFYSPVHLRKRLPSGDSVSSVKSMLAEPDVCSEGLSGLKFSFGLTPNDKKEESDGTDKGEIRQIAEKMDRIVSFDHPVQSNDDKAAYESPCSTTGTARVKYVRGVAVPLGKTKSLVERFEKRESSSIDCSSPTGSCGDHTVKADSPPTSLAEASRTYERDLPTVDEMTSPIDLVRNHDEFINVVKSRLTKLEMMRHVFNLNGIKGAIAAVAKLPDIAVQADVVSTLKGKLGLFNLDIFSSLLPVLAGLLNSKTERHAIVALEMLLDLIKIFGPVIHSTLSSSSPVGVDLQAEQRLQRCTRCFNHLQKIVQALQPLMMRSGQSAQLAQELNMSLQDLVVF, via the exons ATGGACCCCGAGAAGCGCGGCTACAAGTTCC AGGAGTTTGTGGCGCACGATGCTGAAGTGAGGTCCTTGGCCATCGGCAAGAAGTCGAGCCGTGTGTTCATTACTGGTGGCAGTGACCGCAACGTCAACCTGTGGGCAATTGGCAAGCAGACTCCTCTCCTG AGCTTGTCAGGCCACACAAGCTCGGTCGAGGCTGTAGAGTTTGATACAGCAGAGGTGCTTGTGCTTGCTGGCTCATCAAACGGCTCCATCAAGCTCTGGGACTTGGAAGAAGCTAAAG TTGTGCGGTCTCTCACTGGGCATAGATCGAGTTGCACTGCTGTCGAATTCCATCCATTCGGCGAATTTTTTGCATCTGGTTCTTCAGATACAGATCTTAAGATCTGGGACATAAAGAAAAAAGGATGCCTTCATACATATAAGGGTCACAGAGGAGCAATTAAATCAATCCGATTTACACCCGATGGGCGATGGATCGTCACCGGTGGAGAAGATAACATTGTGAAGGTGTGGGATCTGACAGCTGGAAAGCTCTTACATGATTTCAAGTTCCACAGTGGTCAAATCCGATGCATTGATTTTCATCCTCAAGAATTTTTGCTTGCAACAG GCTCAGCTGATCGAACAGTGAAGTTTTGGGATCTTGAAACTTTTGAATTGATAGGTTCTGCTGGACCCGAG GATACTGGTGTACGTTCTATGGTCTTTCACCCAGATGGAAAAACCCTTTTCTGCGGATTAGAGCAAAGCTTAAAG GTATTCTCCTGGGAACCAGTAAGATGTCATGATGCTGTTGACATGCGATGGAACAATTTAGCTGACCTTAGTATTTACGAAGGAAAACTGTTGGGATGCTCGTACCATGAACGCCGTGTTGGTGTTTGGGTTGCTGATATATCA CTCATTGAACCCTATGCTCTTGGTGTTTTGCCAAAAGCAAATTTTTTTGCTGAGCTTGTGGATTCTGTGGATGATAATCCTGTGAAACCAAATGGTAGCACTGCAAAGCCCATTCGTGCTGTAGCAACATCACATCCAAAAAACATGTACAAAGTCCAGGAGTCAGGAATTG CTGAAAGCAGAGTTCGGGCCTTACATTTAACTCCAGGAAGTACAGACAAAATAAAGAAAGATAGGAGCAGCAGCATTCCTCGAAGACCTGATTCATCTGTCAAACCATCTACTCCAGTACGACGTATGAAGCCCGTCGATAGTCCTTCCACAAATTTAAAAACAGCAGAACGCAGTTTCGGACAGCGGGACATCCAATTATTATCTCGCACAGGGATGGCTATTAATTCTTCAACCACTAAAAAAGCTCCGCCTACAGAGTCGGTAGCTGTAAAAGATATTTACACTACATCACAGGCTGTTTCTGTGCCTGTTGTTGTTCCTAGAGACATTTTGGAGGACAAATCAGCAGGCAGTATTCATAGAGGAATTGGAGGCAGAACTGCAGTCCCAGATGATTTTTACAGTCCAGTTCACTTGAGAAAACGTTTACCTAGTGGCGATAGTGTCAGCTCAGTAAAATCCATGCTCGCTGAGCCTGATGTTTGCTCGGAGGGTTTGTCTGGGTTAAAGTTCTCCTTTGGACTAACTCCAAATGACAAGAAAGAAGAATCTGATGGTACTGATAAAGGAGAAATTAGACAAATAGCAGAAAAGATGGACAGAATAGTATCATTTGATCATCCGGTGCAGTCAAATGATGACAAGG CAGCATATGAATCACCGTGCTCGACGACAGGAACAGCCAGGGTCAAATATGTTAGAGGAG TTGCTGTGCCGTTAGGAAAAACTAAGTCTCTTGTTGAGAGATTTGAAAAGAGAGAGAGTTCTAGCATTGATTGTTCATCGCCAACTGGCTCTTGTGGTGATCATACAGTGAAAGCTGATAGCCCTCCCACCAGTTTG GCAGAAGCAAGTCGCACATATGAAAGGGACTTGCCAACAGTGGATGAGATGACGAGTCCAATCGATTTGGTGCGGAACCATGATGAATTTATTAATGTTGTAAAATCTCGGTTGACAAAGCTAGAG ATGATGCGGCATGTCTTTAACCTAAATGGCATCAAAGGAGCAATTGCTGCGGTCGCAAAGTTGCCTGATATCGCT GTTCAAGCTGATGTTGTTAGTACTCTCAAGGGAAAACTTGGTCTTTTCAACCTAGATATTTTCTCAAGCCTTCTGCCTGTTCTTGCTGGGTTACTGAACAGCAAAACTGAAAG GCATGCTATTGTTGCTTTGGAAATGTTATTGGATCTTATAAAGATTTTTGGACCGGTTATTCATTCAACATTGTCAAGTAGTTCACCTGTTGGAGTAGATCTTCAAGCCGAACAAAG GTTGCAGCGTTGCACCCGGTGTTTTAACCATTTGCAAAAGATTGTGCAAGCTCTACAACCGTTGATGAT GCGGAGCGGCCAGTCGGCGCAGCTTGCTCAAGAGCTGAACATGTCCTTGCAAGACCTGGTGGTCTTCTGA
- the LOC123079374 gene encoding katanin p80 WD40 repeat-containing subunit B1 homolog KTN80.4 isoform X3, whose product MDPEKRGYKFQEFVAHDAEVRSLAIGKKSSRVFITGGSDRNVNLWAIGKQTPLLSLSGHTSSVEAVEFDTAEVLVLAGSSNGSIKLWDLEEAKVVRSLTGHRSSCTAVEFHPFGEFFASGSSDTDLKIWDIKKKGCLHTYKGHRGAIKSIRFTPDGRWIVTGGEDNIVKVWDLTAGKLLHDFKFHSGQIRCIDFHPQEFLLATGSADRTVKFWDLETFELIGSAGPEDTGVRSMVFHPDGKTLFCGLEQSLKVFSWEPVRCHDAVDMRWNNLADLSIYEGKLLGCSYHERRVGVWVADISLIEPYALGVLPKANFFAELVDSVDDNPVKPNGSTAKPIRAVATSHPKNMYKVQESGIAESRVRALHLTPGSTDKIKKDRSSSIPRRPDSSVKPSTPVRRMKPVDSPSTNLKTAERSFGQRDIQLLSRTGMAINSSTTKKAPPTESVAVKDIYTTSQAVSVPVVVPRDILEDKSAGSIHRGIGGRTAVPDDFYSPVHLRKRLPSGDSVSSVKSMLAEPDVCSEGLSGLKFSFGLTPNDKKEESDGTDKGEIRQIAEKMDRIVSFDHPVQSNDDKAYESPCSTTGTARVKYVRGVAVPLGKTKSLVERFEKRESSSIDCSSPTGSCGDHTVKADSPPTSLAEASRTYERDLPTVDEMTSPIDLVRNHDEFINVVKSRLTKLEMMRHVFNLNGIKGAIAAVAKLPDIAVQADVVSTLKGKLGLFNLDIFSSLLPVLAGLLNSKTERHAIVALEMLLDLIKIFGPVIHSTLSSSSPVGVDLQAEQRLQRCTRCFNHLQKIVQALQPLMMRSGQSAQLAQELNMSLQDLVVF is encoded by the exons ATGGACCCCGAGAAGCGCGGCTACAAGTTCC AGGAGTTTGTGGCGCACGATGCTGAAGTGAGGTCCTTGGCCATCGGCAAGAAGTCGAGCCGTGTGTTCATTACTGGTGGCAGTGACCGCAACGTCAACCTGTGGGCAATTGGCAAGCAGACTCCTCTCCTG AGCTTGTCAGGCCACACAAGCTCGGTCGAGGCTGTAGAGTTTGATACAGCAGAGGTGCTTGTGCTTGCTGGCTCATCAAACGGCTCCATCAAGCTCTGGGACTTGGAAGAAGCTAAAG TTGTGCGGTCTCTCACTGGGCATAGATCGAGTTGCACTGCTGTCGAATTCCATCCATTCGGCGAATTTTTTGCATCTGGTTCTTCAGATACAGATCTTAAGATCTGGGACATAAAGAAAAAAGGATGCCTTCATACATATAAGGGTCACAGAGGAGCAATTAAATCAATCCGATTTACACCCGATGGGCGATGGATCGTCACCGGTGGAGAAGATAACATTGTGAAGGTGTGGGATCTGACAGCTGGAAAGCTCTTACATGATTTCAAGTTCCACAGTGGTCAAATCCGATGCATTGATTTTCATCCTCAAGAATTTTTGCTTGCAACAG GCTCAGCTGATCGAACAGTGAAGTTTTGGGATCTTGAAACTTTTGAATTGATAGGTTCTGCTGGACCCGAG GATACTGGTGTACGTTCTATGGTCTTTCACCCAGATGGAAAAACCCTTTTCTGCGGATTAGAGCAAAGCTTAAAG GTATTCTCCTGGGAACCAGTAAGATGTCATGATGCTGTTGACATGCGATGGAACAATTTAGCTGACCTTAGTATTTACGAAGGAAAACTGTTGGGATGCTCGTACCATGAACGCCGTGTTGGTGTTTGGGTTGCTGATATATCA CTCATTGAACCCTATGCTCTTGGTGTTTTGCCAAAAGCAAATTTTTTTGCTGAGCTTGTGGATTCTGTGGATGATAATCCTGTGAAACCAAATGGTAGCACTGCAAAGCCCATTCGTGCTGTAGCAACATCACATCCAAAAAACATGTACAAAGTCCAGGAGTCAGGAATTG CTGAAAGCAGAGTTCGGGCCTTACATTTAACTCCAGGAAGTACAGACAAAATAAAGAAAGATAGGAGCAGCAGCATTCCTCGAAGACCTGATTCATCTGTCAAACCATCTACTCCAGTACGACGTATGAAGCCCGTCGATAGTCCTTCCACAAATTTAAAAACAGCAGAACGCAGTTTCGGACAGCGGGACATCCAATTATTATCTCGCACAGGGATGGCTATTAATTCTTCAACCACTAAAAAAGCTCCGCCTACAGAGTCGGTAGCTGTAAAAGATATTTACACTACATCACAGGCTGTTTCTGTGCCTGTTGTTGTTCCTAGAGACATTTTGGAGGACAAATCAGCAGGCAGTATTCATAGAGGAATTGGAGGCAGAACTGCAGTCCCAGATGATTTTTACAGTCCAGTTCACTTGAGAAAACGTTTACCTAGTGGCGATAGTGTCAGCTCAGTAAAATCCATGCTCGCTGAGCCTGATGTTTGCTCGGAGGGTTTGTCTGGGTTAAAGTTCTCCTTTGGACTAACTCCAAATGACAAGAAAGAAGAATCTGATGGTACTGATAAAGGAGAAATTAGACAAATAGCAGAAAAGATGGACAGAATAGTATCATTTGATCATCCGGTGCAGTCAAATGATGACAAGG CATATGAATCACCGTGCTCGACGACAGGAACAGCCAGGGTCAAATATGTTAGAGGAG TTGCTGTGCCGTTAGGAAAAACTAAGTCTCTTGTTGAGAGATTTGAAAAGAGAGAGAGTTCTAGCATTGATTGTTCATCGCCAACTGGCTCTTGTGGTGATCATACAGTGAAAGCTGATAGCCCTCCCACCAGTTTG GCAGAAGCAAGTCGCACATATGAAAGGGACTTGCCAACAGTGGATGAGATGACGAGTCCAATCGATTTGGTGCGGAACCATGATGAATTTATTAATGTTGTAAAATCTCGGTTGACAAAGCTAGAG ATGATGCGGCATGTCTTTAACCTAAATGGCATCAAAGGAGCAATTGCTGCGGTCGCAAAGTTGCCTGATATCGCT GTTCAAGCTGATGTTGTTAGTACTCTCAAGGGAAAACTTGGTCTTTTCAACCTAGATATTTTCTCAAGCCTTCTGCCTGTTCTTGCTGGGTTACTGAACAGCAAAACTGAAAG GCATGCTATTGTTGCTTTGGAAATGTTATTGGATCTTATAAAGATTTTTGGACCGGTTATTCATTCAACATTGTCAAGTAGTTCACCTGTTGGAGTAGATCTTCAAGCCGAACAAAG GTTGCAGCGTTGCACCCGGTGTTTTAACCATTTGCAAAAGATTGTGCAAGCTCTACAACCGTTGATGAT GCGGAGCGGCCAGTCGGCGCAGCTTGCTCAAGAGCTGAACATGTCCTTGCAAGACCTGGTGGTCTTCTGA